The DNA region CTAGCGTCCCTTGGGTGGGCGCGTTCTAGGGTGTTCGTCGGGCGCTGTCCATAGCGACTTTCGGGTTTTTCCAGGCCATGGGTGTCAATGAATTTTGCGGTCTTCGCGGGCGGCCTCTTCCAGCGCCTGCTCAATGTCGTCCGGGTCGGTTGAGGGCACCGCATAGGCGCCGTTGAGCCAGCGTCCAAGGTCCACATTGGCGCATCGTTTCGAGCAAAACGGT from Jannaschia sp. CCS1 includes:
- a CDS encoding DNA gyrase inhibitor YacG produces the protein MPCPICEKETDAAYRPFCSKRCANVDLGRWLNGAYAVPSTDPDDIEQALEEAAREDRKIH